A single window of Sulfitobacter sp. JL08 DNA harbors:
- a CDS encoding DUF3604 domain-containing protein translates to MALALAPIITQAEPNPLRNAYFGETHLHTAFSLDAYIGGTRLMPADSLAYARGESVTLPDGTTAQHKRPLDFAAVTDHAEYLGEMYSTMYEDAPGHDNADLVALRGLESLEDRQEWFIKYVVSSNRSATPQHPPFFAGPATAKSAWQVIVDAAEEANDPGTFTALIGFEWSAAPNGANLHRNVLFRDNNVPNSVPSYIDINEEENLWKWMKGQEAEGRRLLAIPHNSNASKGRMFPDIDSFGDTMDLDYARTRQHFEPLIEMMQVKGNSEVHRKFWAADEFAGFENADSIQKNSGRIFRQRDFVRGGLIDGLGYEFALGVNPFKYGFIGGTDNHNGMMSAVAEDSFIGAHGPEDGSVERRRTGSVAGWIDGKDLSIGSLAGVWAIENTRAAIWDAMKRRETFATSGPRIKIRMFGGVGLSEPTDPVAMANEGYLLGTHMGGNLPPLGDAPSFTVHAEKDPMGANLDRIQIIKGWIDEYGDANEKIIDVVWSGDREIDPATGKLPAVGNTVDLKMAMFTNEIGAPVLMGRWTDVDYDPQATAFYYARVLEIPTPRWSTYDAVRNDLPLLEDVPATIQERAWGSPIWYSPAR, encoded by the coding sequence GTGGCTCTGGCCCTTGCCCCGATCATCACTCAGGCCGAGCCTAACCCGTTGCGTAATGCCTATTTCGGCGAAACCCACCTGCACACGGCCTTCTCGCTGGACGCCTATATCGGTGGCACGCGGCTGATGCCGGCCGACAGCTTGGCCTATGCCCGCGGCGAGTCTGTAACCCTGCCGGACGGCACCACCGCCCAGCACAAACGACCGCTCGACTTCGCCGCCGTGACAGATCACGCGGAATACCTGGGCGAGATGTATTCGACCATGTACGAGGACGCCCCTGGCCATGACAACGCCGATCTCGTCGCGCTGCGCGGGTTGGAAAGCCTCGAGGATAGGCAGGAATGGTTCATCAAGTATGTTGTTTCCTCGAACCGTTCCGCCACGCCACAGCATCCGCCCTTTTTCGCCGGCCCGGCGACGGCCAAATCTGCCTGGCAGGTGATCGTCGATGCCGCCGAAGAGGCCAATGATCCCGGCACCTTCACCGCGCTGATCGGCTTTGAGTGGTCCGCGGCGCCCAACGGGGCAAACCTGCACCGTAATGTGCTGTTCCGCGACAACAACGTGCCCAACAGCGTGCCGAGCTATATCGACATCAACGAAGAGGAAAACCTCTGGAAGTGGATGAAGGGGCAGGAAGCTGAAGGTCGCCGCCTTCTTGCCATCCCCCACAATTCCAATGCGTCCAAGGGGCGGATGTTCCCCGACATCGACAGTTTTGGCGATACAATGGACCTAGATTATGCCCGCACGCGCCAGCATTTCGAACCGCTGATCGAGATGATGCAGGTGAAAGGCAATTCCGAGGTACATCGCAAGTTCTGGGCCGCGGACGAGTTTGCCGGGTTCGAGAACGCGGATTCGATCCAGAAGAACTCAGGCCGTATCTTCCGCCAGCGCGATTTCGTGCGCGGGGGGCTGATCGACGGGCTGGGTTATGAATTCGCACTGGGCGTGAACCCGTTCAAATATGGCTTCATCGGTGGGACCGACAATCATAACGGGATGATGTCGGCCGTGGCCGAAGACAGTTTCATCGGCGCGCATGGACCCGAGGATGGAAGTGTCGAGCGTCGCCGCACAGGCAGCGTGGCCGGCTGGATCGACGGCAAGGATCTGTCCATCGGTTCGCTTGCCGGGGTCTGGGCGATCGAGAACACCCGCGCCGCAATCTGGGACGCGATGAAGCGGCGCGAGACCTTCGCAACCTCGGGGCCCCGCATCAAGATACGGATGTTCGGCGGCGTCGGCCTGTCCGAGCCGACCGATCCGGTGGCAATGGCCAACGAAGGCTATCTGCTTGGTACCCATATGGGGGGCAACCTGCCGCCGCTGGGCGATGCACCCAGCTTCACCGTTCATGCCGAGAAGGACCCGATGGGCGCCAATCTTGACCGCATCCAGATCATCAAGGGCTGGATTGACGAATATGGCGACGCCAACGAGAAGATCATCGATGTTGTCTGGTCAGGCGACCGCGAGATCGACCCGGCCACCGGCAAGCTTCCGGCGGTTGGCAACACGGTGGACCTGAAAATGGCGATGTTCACCAATGAGATAGGCGCGCCGGTGCTGATGGGGCGCTGGACGGATGTCGACTATGACCCGCAGGCAACGGCCTTCTATTATGCCCGCGTCCTCGAAATCCCGACACCGCGCTGGTCGACATATGATGCCGTGCGCAACGATCTTCCCCTTTTGGAAGACGTGCCAGCCACTATCCAGGAACGCGCCTGGGGCTCGCCGATCTGGTACTCGCCCGCAAGATAG
- a CDS encoding arylsulfatase, with translation MNRLISTCCALLLASATLAQEKPAVPQPASTLSRAVATSVNRQPAIPRPEQEAAAAKKLADFEARTGQKPNIVIFIVDDMGYGDPGAFGGGEMIGAATPNMDALAAEGLKLTSTYSQYTCTPTRAAVYTGRLPVRTGLIRPILAGDDIKQNPWEGELSVAGLLSDAGYHTMLVGKWHIGEGEGMRPHDVGFDEFYGFYKAQKEYTQDVYQGRFPDLVLDPDKLARYRAIGSNNDLIYGLKDGTTETVETIDSMEKMAEGDRKLRDYTLKRIEELAMGDKPFFISHSFMKVHADNFPSEAFKGASASKYPYRDNMVEVDAYIGDIVAKLDQVGELENTIIFVTSDNGPQMDSWPDSGYTPFRGAKGTTWEGGVRVPGIAYWNGMIEPGRVSDGLFDLMDLFDTSLALGGVSTDSLPDDKYYDGIDQSSFLIVENGESRREHVYNWLGAQLAAIRMLEYKAHLLVSLPQEKFLYIDMAAVVPTGLAPWLFNLYVDPKEEYPVGHRMNAWTASLGAELKAHGATFKLFPPKDLGL, from the coding sequence ATGAACAGACTGATTTCTACCTGTTGCGCACTTTTGCTGGCCAGCGCCACGCTGGCGCAGGAAAAACCCGCCGTTCCGCAACCGGCCTCGACGCTTAGCCGAGCGGTGGCAACGTCAGTCAACCGCCAGCCCGCGATTCCACGCCCCGAGCAGGAGGCCGCGGCGGCGAAAAAACTGGCCGATTTCGAGGCCCGCACCGGGCAGAAACCCAATATCGTGATCTTCATCGTCGACGACATGGGCTATGGCGATCCGGGCGCCTTTGGCGGCGGCGAAATGATCGGAGCGGCGACGCCGAACATGGACGCGCTTGCAGCCGAGGGGCTCAAGCTGACCTCGACCTATTCGCAATACACCTGCACGCCGACCCGTGCTGCCGTCTACACCGGGCGACTGCCGGTGCGCACCGGACTGATCCGCCCGATCCTGGCCGGCGACGACATCAAGCAGAACCCGTGGGAGGGCGAGCTTTCGGTTGCGGGCCTGCTATCGGATGCCGGATATCACACGATGCTGGTAGGCAAGTGGCATATCGGCGAAGGCGAGGGAATGCGCCCGCATGACGTGGGCTTTGACGAATTCTATGGCTTCTACAAGGCGCAGAAGGAATACACCCAGGACGTCTATCAAGGGCGGTTCCCCGATCTCGTCCTCGATCCCGACAAGCTGGCCCGCTATCGCGCGATCGGGTCGAACAACGATCTGATCTACGGGCTTAAGGACGGCACCACCGAAACCGTCGAGACCATCGACAGCATGGAAAAGATGGCCGAAGGCGACCGCAAACTGCGTGACTATACCCTCAAACGGATCGAAGAACTGGCCATGGGCGACAAGCCGTTCTTCATCAGCCACAGCTTCATGAAGGTGCATGCCGACAATTTTCCTTCCGAGGCATTCAAAGGCGCAAGCGCGTCTAAATACCCCTATCGCGACAACATGGTCGAGGTGGACGCCTATATCGGCGACATCGTGGCCAAGCTGGATCAGGTGGGAGAGCTGGAGAATACCATTATCTTTGTCACCTCCGACAATGGCCCGCAAATGGATAGCTGGCCCGACAGCGGATACACCCCGTTCCGTGGCGCCAAGGGCACCACATGGGAGGGCGGCGTCCGGGTGCCGGGCATTGCCTACTGGAACGGGATGATCGAGCCGGGCCGGGTGTCGGACGGGTTGTTCGACCTGATGGACCTGTTCGACACATCGCTGGCGCTGGGGGGCGTGTCTACCGACAGCCTGCCGGATGACAAGTATTATGACGGCATCGACCAAAGCTCGTTCCTGATCGTCGAAAACGGCGAAAGCCGCCGCGAACATGTCTATAACTGGCTTGGCGCGCAACTCGCCGCGATACGGATGCTGGAATACAAGGCGCATCTTCTTGTGTCCCTGCCACAGGAGAAGTTCCTTTATATCGACATGGCGGCCGTCGTACCTACGGGTCTCGCGCCCTGGCTGTTCAATCTTTATGTCGATCCGAAGGAAGAGTACCCGGTCGGCCATCGCATGAACGCCTGGACCGCCTCGCTTGGCGCCGAACTCAAGGCACATGGCGCCACTTTCAAATTGTTTCCGCCGAAGGATCTTGGACTATGA
- a CDS encoding DUF3604 domain-containing protein, with amino-acid sequence MKTVFAAAAAAFFAMPVMAQDPPPDGAVDVLKGQPYSPNANRGFPTQVLFGDTHVHSALSADAGGGGTTLMPRDMYRFARGEQVTSNTGQPVKLPRPFDFYMLTEHTDGMGVITDIMRGAPFDREYLETRARWEKLLEIGQTKGDSETHPLLSPTDEFADYEQWDWANLDVSEAKTPEMLPFEYARSILKYGLQFQANEGVNPFKLDPEVVMITQERAYTSPIWYTPN; translated from the coding sequence ATGAAAACCGTCTTTGCAGCAGCGGCCGCCGCTTTTTTTGCCATGCCCGTCATGGCGCAGGACCCCCCGCCTGACGGTGCCGTGGACGTGTTGAAAGGGCAGCCTTATTCGCCGAACGCAAACCGCGGCTTTCCAACGCAAGTGCTGTTTGGCGACACGCATGTCCATTCGGCGCTTTCGGCGGATGCCGGTGGCGGCGGCACCACGCTGATGCCACGCGACATGTATCGCTTTGCAAGAGGTGAGCAGGTGACATCGAACACCGGACAACCGGTCAAGCTGCCCCGCCCGTTTGATTTCTACATGCTGACAGAACACACCGACGGCATGGGAGTAATCACAGACATCATGCGCGGCGCGCCCTTCGACCGGGAATACCTCGAAACCCGCGCCCGCTGGGAAAAACTGCTGGAGATCGGCCAGACCAAGGGAGACAGCGAAACACACCCGCTGCTCTCTCCCACCGACGAGTTTGCAGATTACGAGCAGTGGGACTGGGCCAATCTGGACGTGTCCGAGGCCAAGACGCCCGAGATGCTGCCCTTCGAATACGCCCGTTCGATCCTGAAATACGGCCTGCAATTTCAGGCCAACGAGGGGGTCAATCCGTTCAAGCTGGACCCCGAAGTGGTCATGATCACCCAGGAACGCGCCTATACGTCGCCCATCTGGTATACACCGAACTAA
- a CDS encoding Crp/Fnr family transcriptional regulator, with protein MSAIGILSKGWVGDLPVQLGRRFCALGQQVSFGPGEIVYSAGEEANSLYGCLGGTLRLSFAGENGALRFVHLMGPGMWTGDFAFLSNQPRAFELRTSEAARLLRIDRGAVLRLAHDHPETWKWLAFCTACNLGLAMTVADHLMIRDAGKRLAATLLRLSARLGSHPSVAPIDRLLLTQSDLADAANLSLSATGRLLRSLHSQGLIDVSYGEIGIVNAPRLQSLVEKC; from the coding sequence ATGTCCGCCATCGGAATTCTCTCAAAGGGTTGGGTGGGGGATCTTCCCGTCCAATTAGGGCGCCGGTTCTGCGCTCTTGGTCAGCAGGTTTCCTTTGGGCCCGGCGAGATTGTGTATTCCGCCGGTGAGGAAGCGAACAGTTTATACGGGTGTCTCGGCGGCACCTTGCGTTTGAGTTTTGCGGGTGAAAACGGAGCGCTGCGCTTTGTACATCTGATGGGTCCCGGTATGTGGACCGGCGATTTTGCTTTCCTGTCCAACCAGCCGCGCGCGTTCGAACTCAGGACCTCGGAAGCGGCACGACTGCTGCGGATTGATCGCGGGGCGGTCCTGCGCCTTGCCCACGATCATCCCGAAACCTGGAAGTGGCTGGCGTTCTGCACCGCATGCAACCTGGGTCTGGCCATGACCGTGGCCGACCACCTTATGATCCGGGATGCAGGTAAGCGGCTGGCAGCGACGCTGTTGCGGCTGTCGGCGCGCCTCGGATCGCATCCATCCGTGGCCCCGATAGATCGGTTGCTGCTGACCCAGTCGGATCTGGCTGATGCCGCCAACCTGTCCCTATCCGCGACCGGGCGTCTATTGCGCAGTCTGCATTCGCAAGGGCTGATCGATGTCAGTTATGGAGAGATCGGCATCGTCAATGCGCCCCGACTTCAGAGTCTGGTTGAGAAATGCTGA